A segment of the Candidatus Nitrososphaera gargensis Ga9.2 genome:
CCAAACGTCAATGGATGTTGTCAATCATTACAAAGGTTTTAAACTCCATTGATAGAGACATTTACCGATATTGTCACCAGAGTCGTTTCTAGAAGCTGCAAAAAGGCAGGTCTTGCTTTTCGATGGCGCGATGGGGACTGAGATACAGCGCCTCAACCCCAAGCCTGAGGATTTCCCCGACGGCAAGGACGGCTTTAACGACGGCCTGATCCTCTCAAGGCCAGAATGGATAAAGCAGATCCACCGGAGCTACCTCAAGGCAGGAGCCGACTGCATCGAGACCAACACGTTTGGGTCAAACAAGTTAAAGCTTGACGAATACGGCTATGGCGACAAGACAGTCGAGTTTAACAAAAAGGCAGCCGAACTCGCAAGAGAGGTATGCAACGAGTTCAAGGACAGGCCGCGCTACGTCATAGGCTCGATGGGACCAACAGGATATTTGCCGAGCTCTAACGACCCCGACCTTGGGCAAAAACCGCTTGATGAGATACGAGACGCGTTCATGCTGCAGGCCGAGGGTCTGATCTTGGGAGGGGTCGACGCACTCTTGATAGAGACGAGCCAGGACATACTTGAGGTCAAGCTGGCAATCGAAGCCTGCCACATGGCTATGGAAAAGGTGGGCAAAAAGGTGCCGATAATCGCAAACATTACGCTTGACCAGTACGGCAAGATGCTGCTAGGCACGAGCGTACAGGCCGCCTACACCACGGTAAGCGATATGAAGATCGACGCGTTTGGGCTCAACTGCTCGACAGGGCCGGCCGAGATGGCACCAAGTGTGAGGTGGCTGAGCGAGCAGGGCCTTCCAATACTGGTCATGCCAAACGCTGGCATGCCTCATAACGAGGGCGGGCGCGCGGTCTACAAGATGGGGCCAAAAGAGATATCGGAAGCGCTGGCAGAGTTTGTCAGCAAGTACGATCACGTAAGAATGGTCGGGGGGTGTTGCGGAACAAACCCGCAGCACATCGCAGAGCTGAGAAAAGCCCTAGATAGCTCTAGTACCAGGTAGTAGCAGTAGCAGCTACCTTTTCCATGGGCTTTTTGCGTGGCTCTGAAGCAATATCTTTGTAGAAATATTCAATTCCTACCTTGCCAAAGCCCCTTACTCTTTTGATCCGGCCTTGGACTGTAAGACGCGTAATTGCAAACCTTACATCCTGCTTGTTGCCGATCATCTGATCAAGGTCTTTGCTGGTGACCTTGCCACTTTTGCTTCTAATAATGGCGTATACCGTCTCTATGAGGCCGGCAGAGCCATTCTTGAATTTGTATTGTTGAATCGTAGCCATGTCCCTTACTTTCTTTTTTAATATAAAACAGGTAAGGTAGAATTTTCGGTATGCTGTTTACTTTTTTTGACCAGCTAGATTGTCTTAACTTACTATGCTTAAAAAGAAAGGACAAAAAAGCAGCCAGCCTGGAAATGCCTTAACGTATGGCTCCCTTCCAGACCTCAAAGAGGGGCGCATACTGCGGCGAGCCGGGGCCAACTAGACCAAGCTGCATCATGAACCTAAGGTCGTCGCGAATTGATCTGTGCTCCACTACCTTGCCGTTGGCTATTCTATGTATGTGCACTGCCTGATAAGAAAAGCTGCGACCTGTCGGAGCGATGCCAAAAAAGTTCCCAACATGCTTGCCGCTTACCTGCATTATGGAGACGGCCTTGTCACGCGAAGCAACGGTTTCCTTTTCCTCGTAGTAAAGATCGGCAAAAGCGCCCCGCAAGTTCTTGATGGTGTCGATAACTTCGTCCGGCCCCCGAAGCTTTCCGCGTCTTGGATCGGCCTGCGATTCGTGGTTAAAGTATTCCGGCCCGATAAATTCGCTGACCTTGCTCACGTCTCCAGTGTTGAACGCTTCAAACACCCGACGCGCAATCCTGATGTTCTGTTTTTCTATTTCTTCCAGCGACGACATGCCATGTTTCATCCGTTTTTGTTCTTAAATTTATGCGTGGAATAATGTGCATCTATATTTCAGAATACTCCTTCCTCCTCACCTTCCTCATTCGATGACTTTTGCGTGGGTTGCAAGCTGATAGCAAATATAGGCGATTCATGAATAACATCTTCCATATTTGGTGGTCCCCCGGGTAAGTTCAGCTCTAAAGGCAGTGGACCTGAGGCAAGAGCCCCCACCTCTGATAATAGGCGAGCGCCTCAATACCCAAGGGTCTAAAAAAGCCAAGGAGCTGGTGCTCAATAACGACTTTGACGGGCTGGTGGACCTTGCAAGGGCGCAGGTAGAGGACGGCGCGCACTGCCTTGACGTGTGCGTCGCAACCACCGAGCGGTCAGACGAGCTCGAGTTCATGACTAAACTTGTCAAGCGCCTGAGCCTTGAAATAGATGCACCGCTTGTGATAGACTCTACGGACCCTAAGGTCGTCGAAGCGGCTGTAAGGCAGATACCCGGCAGGCCGGTGATCAACTCGATAAACCTTGAAGGAGACGGCTCAAGGTTTCACGCGCTGGCGCCCCTGATGGCCAAGTACGGGCTGCCGGCGATAGCGATGTGCATAGGCCCAAAGGGGATGGCCAAGACTCCGCAGGAAAAGCTGGAAATTGCGCAGCTGCTCTACGACACGGGCAAGCAGCAGTATGGGCTGCAAGCCTGGCAGTTTATCTTTGACGTGCTCACTTTTACGCTTGCGACTGGAGAGGCAGAATTTGCCGACTCTGCCAAGAACACGCTTGAGGGCATCAGGCTCGTCAAGCAAAGGTTCCCCGAGTCGTTCACCACGCTGGGGTTGAGCAACGTGAGTTTCGGCCTGCCGGCAAACGCAAGGAAGGTGGTCAACTCTGTGTTCCTCTACCACGCGCTAAAGGCTGGACTTGATACAGTAATAATCAATGCCCGAGATATTATCCCGTACCCAGAGATCGACGGGCAGCAGAAAAAACTTGCCGAGGATCTGATCTTCAACAAGCACCAAAACGCTCTTGCAGAGCTTATCGCGCACTTTGAAGGTGCCGCCAAGGCAACTGCCGCCGGTCCCACCAAAAGGATCGAAGTCGATCCAAGCTGGCCGGCCGACAAGCGCTCCTACTTTCGCATCGTCAACAGGCTAAAAGAGGGAATAGAGGACGACGTAGTGCAGGCAATAGCCGACCGCGTCAAGGGCAACAAGGTGATCCAGCAGGGTGATGGCAGGCTTGCTCTTGCGGCCCCAAAAGAGGCCGCACACGAAGCAGCGGTCGAAACTCTCAACGAGGTCCTGCTACCTGCCATGAAGGAGGTGGGCGACAAGTTTGGCGCCGGCGAACTGATCCTGCCGTTCGTACTAAAGTCTGCAGAGTGTATGAAGGCAGCGGTGGCAGAACTGGAAAAATACCTCATCAAGCAGGAAGGGGTGAGCAAGGGCAAGCTGGTGCTCTGCACAGTCTATGGAGACGTGCACGACATTGGCAAGAATCTAGTAAAGACTATTTTCGTGAACAACGGCTACACTGTCTACGATCTGGGCAAACAGGTGCCTCTGCAAAAGATCTTGGAGAAAATAAATGAAGTCAACGCGGACGCTGTGGGCCTGTCGGCGCTCTTGGTGTCAACTTCAAAACAAATGCAATATTTTGTAGAGCATGCCCGGCAGAACAACATGAAGGTGCCCGTGCTATGCGGCGGGGCAGCAATTAACAGCAGCTATATCAACAGGATTGCAAAAGAGGGCGGCATCTACGGACCAGGGGTGTTCTACTGCAAAACCG
Coding sequences within it:
- a CDS encoding homocysteine S-methyltransferase family protein, translating into MSPESFLEAAKRQVLLFDGAMGTEIQRLNPKPEDFPDGKDGFNDGLILSRPEWIKQIHRSYLKAGADCIETNTFGSNKLKLDEYGYGDKTVEFNKKAAELAREVCNEFKDRPRYVIGSMGPTGYLPSSNDPDLGQKPLDEIRDAFMLQAEGLILGGVDALLIETSQDILEVKLAIEACHMAMEKVGKKVPIIANITLDQYGKMLLGTSVQAAYTTVSDMKIDAFGLNCSTGPAEMAPSVRWLSEQGLPILVMPNAGMPHNEGGRAVYKMGPKEISEALAEFVSKYDHVRMVGGCCGTNPQHIAELRKALDSSSTR
- a CDS encoding ester cyclase produces the protein MSSLEEIEKQNIRIARRVFEAFNTGDVSKVSEFIGPEYFNHESQADPRRGKLRGPDEVIDTIKNLRGAFADLYYEEKETVASRDKAVSIMQVSGKHVGNFFGIAPTGRSFSYQAVHIHRIANGKVVEHRSIRDDLRFMMQLGLVGPGSPQYAPLFEVWKGAIR
- a CDS encoding methionine synthase, with amino-acid sequence MVVPRVSSALKAVDLRQEPPPLIIGERLNTQGSKKAKELVLNNDFDGLVDLARAQVEDGAHCLDVCVATTERSDELEFMTKLVKRLSLEIDAPLVIDSTDPKVVEAAVRQIPGRPVINSINLEGDGSRFHALAPLMAKYGLPAIAMCIGPKGMAKTPQEKLEIAQLLYDTGKQQYGLQAWQFIFDVLTFTLATGEAEFADSAKNTLEGIRLVKQRFPESFTTLGLSNVSFGLPANARKVVNSVFLYHALKAGLDTVIINARDIIPYPEIDGQQKKLAEDLIFNKHQNALAELIAHFEGAAKATAAGPTKRIEVDPSWPADKRSYFRIVNRLKEGIEDDVVQAIADRVKGNKVIQQGDGRLALAAPKEAAHEAAVETLNEVLLPAMKEVGDKFGAGELILPFVLKSAECMKAAVAELEKYLIKQEGVSKGKLVLCTVYGDVHDIGKNLVKTIFVNNGYTVYDLGKQVPLQKILEKINEVNADAVGLSALLVSTSKQMQYFVEHARQNNMKVPVLCGGAAINSSYINRIAKEGGIYGPGVFYCKTAFDGLKVMNKLMSPERKQFVSEWQQKLEKWDERQAATVVDQSQLPYSGIKPVAPPVPPHVNRPVRIEPLQVKLEEVWKYLNKKSLFVLQWGMRGKGASDQDPEKLFEQWKERVVKDKLFEPRAVYGYYKCHNLTPGQGGVGKLAVDLADGKQQVVFEFPRSSKDKHLCLADYFGKDDIVAFQSVTVGNRVTEIIDRWNKQDKYTDAYYLHGLAVETAEAMAEWVNAKIRDELKIGEKRGLRYSWGYPSCPDISQHHLVWQILDPAKSGMTLTESGQIVPDQSTAAIVVHHPEAEYFVL